Proteins encoded together in one Phalacrocorax carbo chromosome 18, bPhaCar2.1, whole genome shotgun sequence window:
- the NOTCH1 gene encoding neurogenic locus notch homolog protein 1 isoform X2: protein MERLLAPGLLVLLLPALTRGLRCTQLAESCLNGGKCETFLNGTEVCQCGSAHVGERCQLPNPCLSSPCKNAGTCTPVVRGSTVDYTCTCRLGFTDELCLTPRDNVCLSNPCRNGGTCDLLTLSEYKCRCPPGWSGKTCQQADPCASNPCANGGQCVPFEAHYICRCTAGFHGANCKQDVNECNTSPPICKNGGSCTNEVGTYQCSCKPAYTGQNCEHLYVPCNPSPCQNGGTCRQIGDTTYDCTCLPGFTGQNCEENINDCPGNNCKNGGTCVDGVNTYNCQCPPEWTGQYCTEDVDECQLMPNACQNGGTCHNSHGGYNCVCVNGWTGEDCSENIDDCATAACFHGATCHDRVASFYCECPHGHTGLLCHLDDACISNPCNEGSNCDTNPINGKAICTCPSGYMGPACNQDVDECSLGANPCEHAGKCINTQGSFQCQCLQGYSGPRCEIDVNECLSNPCQNDATCLDQIGEFQCICMPGYEGVYCEINTDECASSPCLHNGNCLDKINEFHCECPTGFNGHLCQFDIDECASTPCKNGAKCVDGPNTYSCECTEGFSGTHCEIDIDECDPDPCHYGTCKDSIAAFICLCQPGYTGHRCDININECQSQPCKNGGTCQDRNNAYNCLCLKGTTGPNCEINLDDCASNPCDYGKCIDKINGYECTCEPGYTGHMCNINIDECSSNPCHNGGTCKDGINGFTCLCPEGFHDPKCLSEVNECNSNPCIHGKCHDGLNGYRCDCDPGWSGTNCDINNNECESNPCMNGGTCKDMTSGYICTCREGFSGPNCQTNINECASNPCLNQGTCIDDVAGYTCNCLLPYTGATCKDVLAPCAGGPCKNGGECRESEDYKSFSCSCPSGWQGQMCEIDINECVKSPCRNGAICQNTNGSYHCACRTGFTGRNCDTDIDDCKPNPCHNGGSCSDGIGTFFCECLAGFRGPKCEEDINECASNPCKNGANCTDCVNSYTCTCPSGFSGIHCENNTPDCTESSCFNSGTCVDGINTFTCICPPGFTGSYCEHDINECDSKPCLNGGMCQDSYGAYKCTCPQGYTGLNCQNLVRWCDSSPCKNGGKCWQTNNLYRCECNSGWTGLYCDVPSVSCEVAAKQQGIDVAHLCRNSGLCVDTGNTHFCRCQAGYTGSYCEEQVDECSPNPCQNGATCTDYLGGYSCECVAGYHGVNCSEEINECLSHPCQNGGTCIDLINTYKCSCPRGTQGERCEGDVNECLSNPCDARGTQNCVQRVNDYKCECRPGYAGRRCDTVVDGCKGKPCRNGGTCAVASNTGRGFICKCPPGFVGATCENDSRTCGNLHCLNGGTCISIHKSSKCMCTPAFTGPECQYPASSPCTSNPCYNGGTCEFFSDASPYYQCHCPANFNGLNCHILDFDFQGGIGQDIIPPKIEEKCEIAVCAGYAGNKICDGKCNNHACGWDGGDCSLNFNDPWKNCSQSLQCWKYFNDGKCDSQCNNAGCLYDGFDCQKYEGQCNPLYDQYCKDHFSDGHCDQGCNNFECEWDGLDCANNMPEKLADGTLVVVVLITPDNLKNNSFNFLRELSRVLHTNVVFKKDPKGEYMIFPYYGNEEELKKHYIKRSTEDWSDMSSAVINKVKSSLYSRTGRRQKRELDQMDIRGSIVYLEIDNRQCIQSSSQCFQSATDVAAFLGALASLGNLNIPYKIEAVKSETAEPTKNSQLYPMYVVVPLVLLAFIGVGVLLSRKRRREHGQLWFPEGFKVTESSKKKRREPLGEDSVGLKPLKNASDGTLMDDNQNEWGDEETLDTKKFRFEEQAMLPDTDDQTDHRQWTQQHLDAADLRISSMAPTPPQGEIDADCMDVNVRGPDGFTPLMIASCSGGGLETGNSEEEDDAPAVISDFIYQGASLHNQTDRTGETALHLAARYSRSDAAKRLLEASADANIQDNMGRTPLHAAVSADAQGVFQILIRNRATDLDARMHDGTTPLILAARLAVEGMLDDLINCHADVNAVDDLGKSALHWAAAVNNVEAAVVLLKNGANKDMQNNKEETPLFLAAREGSYETAKVLLDHFANRDITDHMDRLPRDIAQERMHHDIVRLLDEYNLVRSPPLHNGPLGAPTLSPPLCSPSGYIGNLKPAVQGKKARKPSTKGLSCNGKDAKDLKARRKKSQDGKGCLLDNSSVLSPVDSLESPHGYLSDVASPPLMTSPFQQSPSMPLNHLPGMPDAHMSINHLNMAGKQDMAMGNSSRMAFDSVPPRLSHLPVSSPSTVMSNTPMNFSVGGAAGLNGQCDWLTRLQNGMVQNQYNPMRGNMQPGAHQQTQNLQHGMMTSLHNGLPTTSLSQMMSYQAMPNTRLASQPHLMQSQQLQQMQQQQLQQQNMQPQQQPQQPQQQPPQQPPQQHHNPSSNASGHIGQNFLGTELSQPDMQPASSSTMAVHTILPQDSQMLPTSLPSSLAQPMTTTQFLTPPSQHSYSSPLDNTPSHQLQVPDHPFLTPSPESPDQWSSSSPHSNVSDWSEGISSPPTSMQSQMGHIPEAFK, encoded by the exons GTGTGGCAGTGCCCACGTGGGCGAGCGGTGCCAGCTGCCCAACCCCTGCCTCAGCTCCCCCTGCAAGAACGCCGGCACCTGCACCCCGGTGGTGCGCGGCAGCACCGTGGACTACACCTGCACCTGCCGCCTGGGCTTCACGGACGAGCTCTGCCTGACACCCCGCGACAACGTCTGCCTCAGCAACCCCTGCCGCAACGGGGGCACCTGCGACCTGCTGACGCTCAGCGAGTACAAGTGCCGCTGCCCGCCGGGGTGGTCAG gcAAAACCTGCCAGCAGGCCGACCCCTGTGCCTCCAACCCCTGTGCCAACGGGGGCCAGTGCGTCCCCTTCGAAGCCCACTACATCTGCCGGTGCACTGCCGGCTTCCACGGGGCCAACTGCAAGCAGGACGTGAACGAGTGCAACACCTCGCCACCCATCTGCAAGAATGGTGGGAGCTGCACCAACGAGGTGGGCACCTACCAGTGCTCCTGCAAGCCAGCGTACACTGGGCAGAACTGCGAGCACCTCTACGTGCCCTGCAACCCCTCGCCCTGCCAGAACGGGGGGACGTGCCGCCAGATCGGAGACACCACCTACGACTGCACGTGTCTGCCAG GGTTCACGGGCCAGAACTGTGAGGAGAACATCAATGACTGCCCGGGCAACAACTGCAAGAATGGGGGCACCTGCGTGGATGGCGTCAACACCTACAACTGCCAGTGCCCGCCCGAGTGGACAG GTCAGTACTGCACCGAAGATGTGGACGAGTGCCAGCTGATGCCCAACGCCTGCCAGAACGGGGGCACCTGCCACAACAGCCATGGTGGCTACAACTGCGTCTGCGTCAACGGCTGGACAGGCGAGGACTGCAGCGAGAACATCGATGACTGTGCCACGGCCGCCTGCTTCCACGGGGCCACCTGCCACGACCGGGTAGCCTCTTTCTACTGCGAGTGCCCCCACGGCCACACAG gtttgctgtgccACCTCGATGACGCCTGCATCAGCAATCCCTGCAACGAGGGCTCCAACTGCGACACCAACCCCATCAATGGCAAAGCCATCTGCACGTGTCCTTCGGGGTACATGGGACCGGCCTGCAACCAGGACGTGGACGAGTGCTCGCTGG GAGCCAACCCTTGTGAGCACGCAGGGAAATGCATCAACACCCAGGGGTCCTTCCAGTGCCAGTGCCTGCAGGGCTACTCAGGCCCTCGCTGCGAGATTGACGTCAATGAGTGCCTCTCCAACCCCTGCCAGAATGATGCCACCTGCCTGGACCAGATTGGAGAGTTCCAGTGCATCTGCATGCCCG GTTACGAGGGGGTTTACTGCGAGATCAACACGGACGAGTGCGCCAGCAGCCCATGCCTGCACAACGGCAACTGCCTTGACAAGATCAACGAGTTCCACTGCGAGTGCCCCACTG GCTTCAACGGGCACCTGTGCCAGTTTGACATTGACGAGTGCGCCAGCACCCCCTGCAAGAACGGCGCCAAGTGCGTGGACGGCCCCAACACCTACAGCTGCGAGTGCACCGAAG GTTTCTCGGGCACTCACTGTGAGATTGACATCGATGAGTGTGACCCTGACCCGTGCCACTATGGGACCTGCAAGGACAGCATCGCCGCCTTCAtctgcctctgccagcctggCTACACAGGCCACCGCTGCGACATCAACATCAATGAGTGCCAGAGCCAGCCCTGCAAAAACGGGGGGACCTGCCAGGACAGGAACAACGCCTACAACTGCCTCTGCCTCAAAGGGACCACGG ggcccaACTGCGAGATCAACCTGGACGACTGCGCCAGCAACCCTTGCGACTACGGCAAGTGCATCGACAAGATCAATGGCTACGAGTGCACCTGCGAGCCAGGTTACACAG GGCACATGTGCAACATCAACATCGACGAGTGCTCCAGTAACCCCTGCCACAATGGGGGCACATGCAAGGATGGCATCAACGGCTTCACCTGCCTCTGCCCCGAGGGTTTCCACGACCCCAAGTGCCTGTCCGAAGTGAACGAGTGCAACAGCAACCCCTGCATCCACGGGAAATGCCACGACGGGCTGAATGG CTACAGGTGTGACTGTGACCCAGGGTGGAGCGGGACAAACTGCGACATTAACAATAACGAGTGCGAGTCCAATCCCTGCATGAACGGTGGCACCTGCAAGGACATGACCAGCGGCTACATCTGCACCTGCAGGGAGGGATTCAGCG GACCCAACTGCCAGACCAATATCAACGAATGCGCTTCCAACCCCTGCCTGAACCAGGGCACGTGCATCGACGACGTCGCTGGCTATACCTGCAACTGCCTCCTGCCCTATACAG GAGCCACCTGCAAGGATGTGCTGGCCCCCTGCGCTGGCGGCCCCTGCAAGAATGGTGGCGAGTGCCGGGAGTCAGAGGACTACAAGAGCTTCTCCTGCAGTTGCCCCTCTGGCTGGCAAG GTCAGATGTGTGAGATTGACATCAACGAGTGCGTGAAGAGCCCCTGCCGCAACGGGGCCATATGCCAGAACACCAACGGGAGCTACCACTGCGCCTGCAGGACCGGCTTCACCGGCCGCAACTGCGACACTGACATTGATGACTGCAAGCCCA ATCCATGCCACAATGGTGGCTCCTGCTCCGATGGCATCGGCACGTTCTTCTGCGAGTGCCTGGCTGGCTTCCGTGGGCCCAAGTGCGAGGAGGATATCAATGAGTGTGCCAGCAACCCCTGCAAGAACGGCGCCAACTGCACCGACTGCGTCAACAGTTACACCTGCACCTGCCCCTCTGGCTTCAGTGGCATCCACTGCGAGAACAACACGCCTGACTGCACAGAGAG ctcctgcttcaACAGTGGGACCTGCGTGGATGGCATCAATACCTTCACCTGCATCTGTCCACCCGGCTTCACAGGCAGCTACTGCGAGCATGACATTAATGAGTGCGACTCCAAGCCGTGCCTGAACGGGGGCATGTGCCAGGACAGCTACGGGGCGTACAAGTGCACTTGTCCCCAGGGATACACCGGGCTCAACTGCCAG AACCTGGTGCGTTGGTGCGACTCCTCTCCCTGCAAAAATGGAGGCAAGTGCTGGCAGACCAACAACCTGTACCGCTGCGAGTGCAACAGCGGATGGACAGGGCTCTACTGCGATGTCCCCAGTGTCTCCTGCGAGGTGGCTGCTAAGCAGCAAG GTATCGATGTCGCACATCTCTGCAGGAATTCGGGGCTCTGTGTAGACACTGGCAACACTCACTTCTGCCGCTGCCAGGCCGGCTACACTGGCAGCTACTGCGAGGAGCAGGTGGACGAGtgctcccccaacccctgccAGAACGGAGCCACCTGCACAGACTACCTGGGAGGCTACTCCTGTGAG TGTGTGGCTGGTTATCATGGAGTTAACTGCTCAGAGGAGATCAATGAGTGCTTGTCCCACCCATGCCAGAATGGAGGAACCTGCATcgatctcatcaatacctacaaATGCTCCTGCCCCAGAGGAACTCAAG GGGAGCGCTGCGAGGGAGACGTCAACGAGTGCCTGTCCAACCCCTGCGATGCCCGCGGCACCCAGAACTGCGTGCAGCGGGTCAATGACTACAAATGCGAGTGCCGACCTGGCTATGCAG GCCGTCGCTGTGACACTGTGGTGGACGGCTGTAAAGGCAAACCCTGCAGGAACGGTGGAACGTGCGCGGTTGCCAGCAACACTGGCCGTGGCTTCATCTGCAAATGCCCCCCG GGATTCGTGGGTGCCACCTGCGAGAACGACTCCCGCACCTGTGGGAACCTGCACTGCCTGAATGGTGGCACCTGCATCTCCATCCACAAGAGCTCCAAGTGCATGTGTACGCCGGCCTTCACGGGTCCCGAGTGCCAGTACCCggccagcagcccctgcacaTCCAACCCCTGCTACAACGGGGGCACCTGCGAGTTCTTCAGCGATGCCTCCCCCTACTACCAGTGCCACTGCCCTGCCAACTTCAACGGCCTCAACTGCCACATCCTCGACTTCGATTTCCAAGGTGGGATTGGGCAGGATATCATCCCACCCAAAATTGAGGAGAAGTGTGAGATTGCAGTTTGTGCGGGGTATGCCGGCAACAAGATCTGCGATGGGAAATGCAACAACCATGCCTGCGGCTGGGATGGGGGCGACTGCTCCCTCAATTTCAATGACCCCTGGAAGAACTGCTCCCAGTCGCTGCAGTGCTGGAAGTACTTCAACGATGGCAAGTGCGACTCTCAGTGCAATAACGCGGGCTGCCTGTACGATGGATTTGACTGCCAGAAATATGAAGGGCAGTGCAA CCCTCTCTATGATCAGTACTGCAAAGATCACTTCTCAGATGGTCACTGTGACCAGGGCTGTAATAATTTTGAGTGCGAATGGGATGGTCTGGACTGTGCAAACAACATGCCAGAGAAGCTTGCGGATGGCACGCTGGTGGTGGTGGTCCTCATCACTCCTGACAACCTGAAGAACAACTCTTTCAACTTCCTGCGGGAGCTGAGCCGTGTGCTGCACACCAACGTGGTCTTCAAGAAGGACCCCAAGGGAGAGTATATGATCTTTCCATACTACGGCAATGAGGAGGAGCTGAAAAAGCATTACATCAAGAGGTCAACAGAGGACTGGTCAGATATGTCTAGTGCTGTCATCAACAAAGTGAAGAGCAGCCTCTACTCCAGGACTGGCAGAAGGCAGAAGAGAGAGCTCGATCAGATGGACATCAGAGG ATCCATCGTCTACTTGGAAATTGATAACCGCCAGTGCATCCAGTCATCTTCCCAGTGCTTCCAGAGTGCAACCGATGTGGCGGCATTCCTGGGAGCCTTGGCCTCCCTTGGCAACCTGAACATACCCTACAAAATAGAAGCCGTTAAAA GTGAAACAGCTGAGCCCACGAAGAACTCGCAGCTGTATCCTATGTACGTGGTGGTGCCTTTGGTCTTGCTTGCTTTCATCGGAGTGGGAGTACTGCTGTCTCGTAAGCGGCGCAGGGAGCATGGGCAGCTTTGGTTCCCAGAAGGCTTCAAAGTGACAGAGTCGAGCAAGAAGAAGCGACGAGAACCACTTGGGGAGGATTCTGTTGGACTGAA accaCTCAAAAATGCTTCCGATGGCACACTGATGGATGACAACCAAAACGAGTGGGGTGATGAGGAGACCTTGGACACCAAGAAGTTCAGG TTCGAGGAGCAGGCGATGCTGCCTGACACGGACGACCAGACGGACCACAGGCAGTGGACCCAGCAGCACCTGGATGCCGCTGACCTGCGCATATCCTCCATGGCACCTACTCCACCGCAGGGGGAAATCGATGCAGACTGTATGGATGTCAACGTCAGAGGTCCTG ATGGCTTCACCCCCCTCATGATCGCCTCATGCAGTGGAGGAGGGCTGGAGACCGGCAATAGCGAAGAGGAAGACGATGCTCCCGCTGTCATTTCGGATTTCATCTACCAAGGCGCCAGCTTACACAACCAGACTGACCGCACCGGCGAGACGGCGCTTCACCTGGCTGCCCGGTACTCCCGCTCGGACGCTGCCAAGCGCCTGCTGGAAGCTAGTGCCGATGCAAACATCCAAGATAACATGGGCAGGACGCCCCTCCACGCCGCCGTCTCTGCCGATGCCCAGGGAGTCTTCCAG ATCCTGATTAGGAACAGGGCAACCGATCTCGACGCTCGAATGCACGACGGGACCACTCCTCTGATCTTGGCCGCTCGCTTGGCTGTGGAGGGCATGCTGGACGATCTCATCAACTGCCATGCAGATGTCAACGCCGTGGATGATCTAG GCAAGTCGGCACTGCACTGGGCAGCTGCTGTGAATAACGTTGAAGCCGCAGTCGTCCTCCTGAAGAACGGTGCCAATAAGGACATGCAGAACAATAAG GAGGAGACCCCACTCTTCCTCgcagccagagaagggagctatGAAACCGCCAAGGTCTTGCTGGACCATTTTGCAAACCGCGACATCACGGACCACATGGACCGTCTCCCGCGGGACATCGCCCAGGAGCGGATGCACCACGACATCGTGAGGCTGCTGGACGAGTACAATCTGGTGCGGAGCCCACCGCTGCACAACGGCCCGTTGGGGGCACCCACGCTGTCCCCACCGCTCTGCTCTCCCAGCGGCTACATCGGCAACCTGAAACCTGCTGTCCAGGGCAAGAAGGCCAGGAAGCCGAGTACCAAGGGCCTGAGCTGCAACGGCAAGGATGCCAAAGATCTCAAAGCTAGGAGGAAAAAATCACAAGATGGAAAAGGATGTCTGCTTGACAATTCCAGTGTGTTGTCTCCGGTGGATTCCCTGGAGTCACCCCATGGGTACCTGTCAGATGTTGCCTCTCCTCCGCTGATGACCTCTCCATTTCAGCAGTCCCCTTCCATGCCTCTGAATCATCTGCCAGGCATGCCTGACGCCCACATGAGCATCAATCACCTCAACATGGCAGGGAAGCAGGATATGGCCATGGGAAACTCCAGCAGGATGGCCTTCGATTCGGTGCCGCCACGTCTCTCTCACCTCCCCGtctccagccccagcacagtGATGAGCAACACCCCGATGAATTTCTCCGTGGGCGGAGCGGCCGGTCTGAACGGGCAGTGTGACTGGCTCACCAGGCTGCAGAACGGCATGGTCCAGAATCAGTACAACCCGATGAGAGGCAACATGCAACCAGGGGCGCATCAGCAGACGCAGAACCTTCAACACGGCATGATGACCTCCCTGCACAACGGCTTGCCCACCACAAGCTTGTCGCAGATGATGAGCTACCAGGCCATGCCCAACACCCGGCTGGCTTCCCAGCCTCATCTGATGCAGAGCCAGCAGCTACAGCAGatgcagcagcaacagctccagcagcagaacatgcagccgcagcagcagccgcagcaaccccagcagcagccgccgcagcagccgccgcaGCAGCATCACAACCCCAGCTCCAATGCGAGCGGCCACATCGGCCAAAATTTCCTTGGTACCGAGCTGAGCCAGCCCGACATGCAGCCGGCAAGCAGCAGTACCATGGCAGTCCACACGATCCTGCCTCAAGATTCCCAGATGCTGCCCACGTCTCTGCCATCCTCCCTCGCCCAGCCCATGACCACCACGCAGTTTCTAACTCCACCTTCCCAGCACAGTTATTCCTCCCCCTTGGACAACACCCCCAGCCACCAGCTCCAGGTGCCCGACCACCCTTTCCTAACGCCGTCTCCGGAGTCACCGGACCAGTGGTCCAGCTCGTCTCCTCACTCCAACGTGTCCGACTGGTCCGAGGGCATTTCCAGCCCTCCCACGAGTATGCAGTCACAGATGGGACACATCCCCGAAGCCTTCAAGTAA